In Flavobacteriales bacterium, one genomic interval encodes:
- a CDS encoding 2,3-bisphosphoglycerate-independent phosphoglycerate mutase, protein MTDQKVVLIVLDGWGLGAGDHTDAIAQAHTPFIDSLYGSTAHSTLLTDGVNVGLPEGQMGNSEVGHLNIGAGRIVYQDLMRVNKAIAEDTLKRSPVLVEAFAHAAEPGKRLHLIGLLSDGGVHSMRTHAEALCHMAHESGVKEIFVHAFTDGRDADPRSGKRYMEQFLNAIDGTGAKVASVVGRYYAMDRDKRWERVAEAYELLVHGKGLVMKDPLTAFSDSYADGKTDEFILPHVIVSDDGEPLATIRPNDVVICFNFRTDRCREITQALTQQAYPEYGMTPLSLHFVTMTEYDRTFKNVQVLFRKDDLQMTLGEVIEKAGKKQIRIAETEKYPHVTFFFSGGREKPFEGEDRIMIPSPKVATYDLQPEMSAEGITTAICEQLKKGEVDFVALNFANPDMVGHTGVFNAIVKAVETTDRCAERVVNAGQEHGYSYVIIADHGNADKALNADGTPNTAHSTNPVPVFVLDKRIKELKSGVLADVAPTILELMGIEKPAEMTGSSLILMQF, encoded by the coding sequence ATGACAGACCAGAAAGTAGTATTGATCGTATTGGATGGATGGGGTCTTGGAGCCGGAGATCATACGGATGCGATCGCGCAAGCCCATACTCCCTTCATTGATAGCTTGTATGGATCTACAGCCCATTCGACCCTCTTGACCGATGGCGTTAATGTTGGGCTGCCCGAAGGCCAAATGGGCAATAGTGAAGTAGGACATTTGAACATTGGTGCAGGCCGCATCGTTTATCAGGACCTTATGCGCGTTAACAAAGCCATCGCCGAAGATACATTGAAGAGATCGCCTGTGTTGGTCGAGGCTTTTGCACATGCAGCCGAGCCTGGAAAACGCCTTCACCTGATCGGGCTTTTGAGTGATGGAGGTGTACATTCAATGCGCACACACGCAGAAGCACTTTGCCACATGGCACATGAATCTGGCGTGAAGGAGATCTTTGTGCATGCGTTCACGGATGGACGTGATGCGGATCCACGAAGTGGAAAGCGCTACATGGAGCAATTCCTGAATGCGATAGATGGAACCGGAGCTAAGGTGGCCAGTGTGGTCGGACGGTATTATGCCATGGATCGCGACAAAAGGTGGGAACGAGTAGCAGAGGCATACGAACTATTGGTGCATGGGAAAGGGCTTGTCATGAAAGACCCATTGACCGCATTCTCAGATAGCTATGCAGATGGGAAAACAGATGAATTCATTCTGCCTCATGTCATAGTAAGTGATGATGGAGAGCCACTCGCGACCATTCGGCCGAATGATGTGGTCATCTGTTTCAATTTCAGAACGGATCGGTGCCGTGAGATCACACAAGCGCTCACGCAACAAGCCTATCCAGAGTATGGCATGACGCCACTGTCCCTGCACTTCGTTACCATGACGGAGTATGATCGAACATTCAAGAACGTTCAGGTATTGTTCCGGAAGGATGATCTGCAGATGACCTTGGGAGAAGTGATCGAGAAAGCGGGAAAAAAACAGATCCGCATCGCTGAAACGGAAAAATATCCACACGTTACTTTCTTCTTCAGCGGTGGTAGGGAAAAGCCATTCGAGGGGGAGGACCGGATCATGATACCAAGCCCGAAAGTTGCGACTTATGACCTACAACCTGAAATGTCAGCGGAAGGGATCACAACGGCCATATGCGAGCAACTGAAAAAAGGGGAAGTGGACTTCGTTGCACTGAATTTCGCTAATCCGGACATGGTCGGTCACACCGGAGTTTTCAATGCCATTGTGAAGGCCGTTGAAACCACGGACCGATGTGCCGAGCGGGTGGTGAATGCTGGACAGGAACATGGTTATTCCTATGTGATCATTGCAGATCACGGCAATGCTGACAAAGCGCTCAACGCCGATGGAACGCCCAATACCGCGCACAGTACCAACCCGGTTCCCGTCTTCGTTCTGGACAAGCGGATCAAGGAATTGAAGAGCGGTGTACTCGCGGATGTGGCACCAACGATCCTGGAACTAATGGGCATAGAAAAACCCGCCGAAATGACGGGTTCTTCATTGATCTTAATGCAATTCTAG
- a CDS encoding DUF4372 domain-containing protein, whose amino-acid sequence MGKIKAKAGTPVYGQLLSLINRKDFHNAVVETGADFAVKKLNTWTLMGSMIFAVLQRTSGLRELTSGLAGYSEGLKHLGFTHLPKRSTVSDANKKRPPELFARVFADIYRRYRHYLSDSSLPKNERWLRNLFLVDSTTITLFKEIMKACGRTPADGKRKGGGEGPHGYAPY is encoded by the coding sequence ATGGGCAAAATTAAGGCAAAGGCTGGAACTCCGGTTTACGGACAGCTGTTATCGCTTATCAACCGAAAAGACTTCCATAATGCGGTAGTTGAAACCGGTGCAGACTTCGCTGTAAAGAAGCTCAATACATGGACCTTGATGGGGTCTATGATTTTTGCCGTGTTGCAAAGAACTTCAGGGCTTCGCGAACTCACCAGTGGTTTAGCGGGTTATAGCGAAGGTCTGAAACACTTGGGGTTTACTCACCTGCCCAAACGCAGCACCGTAAGCGATGCGAATAAGAAGCGGCCACCAGAGTTGTTCGCTAGGGTTTTTGCGGACATATACCGCCGATATAGACACTATTTATCGGACAGCAGTTTGCCAAAGAACGAACGTTGGCTACGTAATTTGTTCTTGGTAGACTCAACCACAATTACACTTTTCAAAGAGATCATGAAGGCTTGTGGGCGCACTCCTGCCGACGGAAAACGCAAGGGGGGGGGTGAAGGTCCACATGGGTATGCACCTTACTGA
- a CDS encoding LEA type 2 family protein has protein sequence MSRLFAKSSCLLLLVLLLSNCSYKEVVFKGVQDIQVGKFDKAGMEVTATVALENPNSYSINVKDPDVDVFLNNLYLGKAHLDRQVVLAARSSEVYIIPLHASFDGGGGNVLAALISTAISGKGELKLKGTVTGGLGPFFRKKFPFEETEMIDLKGK, from the coding sequence ATGTCGCGCTTGTTTGCTAAGAGTTCTTGCCTTCTACTCCTCGTGTTGTTACTTAGCAATTGCAGCTACAAAGAGGTGGTATTCAAAGGTGTACAGGACATTCAAGTGGGTAAGTTCGATAAAGCGGGAATGGAGGTGACCGCAACGGTAGCACTGGAAAATCCAAACTCCTATTCAATCAACGTGAAGGACCCTGATGTGGACGTTTTCCTGAACAACCTGTATCTCGGCAAAGCGCACCTGGATCGCCAAGTTGTTCTCGCTGCGCGCAGCTCGGAGGTCTATATCATTCCACTTCACGCTAGTTTCGATGGTGGCGGCGGAAACGTTCTAGCTGCGCTTATTTCTACGGCAATTTCCGGCAAAGGAGAGTTGAAACTGAAAGGCACGGTGACCGGTGGTCTAGGCCCTTTCTTTCGTAAAAAGTTCCCATTCGAGGAGACCGAGATGATCGATCTGAAAGGGAAATAA
- a CDS encoding dipeptidase: MQAIDSYIKANEERFLNELLDLLRIPSVSADPKYKADVAQCAEEVKKRMVEAGLDKVEVCPTKGHPIVYGEITVDPSKPTVLVYGHYDVQPADPLELWTSGPFEPVIKDKMIYARGSADDKGQFYMHVKAIETMMKNGGLPCNVKVMIEGEEEVGSTNLSIFVKENKERLKADVVLISDTAMIANDVPSINTGLRGLSYVEVAVTGPNRDLHSGVYGGAVSNPINALCDMISSLHDKDRKIAIPGFYDAVKELSAAERAALAEAPFDEKAYMKDLEIDAVRGEKGYSSEERSSIRPTLDVNGIWGGYIGEGAKTVLPSKAFAKISMRLVPNQKSEAITKLFQDHFTKIAPPGVKVVVTPHHGGEAAVTPIDSPAYLAASKAMEETFGKKPIPTRGGGSIPIVALFEEELGLKTVLFGFGLDSDNIHSPNEKYGVFNYFQGIRSIPRFFHHFATSAS; the protein is encoded by the coding sequence GTGCAAGCCATCGACTCCTACATTAAAGCAAACGAAGAACGTTTCCTCAACGAATTACTGGACCTCCTGCGCATACCTAGCGTGAGCGCAGACCCTAAGTACAAAGCGGATGTTGCCCAATGCGCTGAGGAAGTAAAGAAACGCATGGTGGAGGCTGGGTTGGACAAGGTTGAGGTCTGTCCTACCAAAGGCCACCCGATCGTCTATGGCGAGATAACGGTTGACCCTTCTAAACCAACGGTCCTGGTCTATGGTCATTATGACGTGCAGCCCGCTGACCCGCTTGAACTCTGGACCAGTGGCCCGTTCGAACCGGTGATAAAGGACAAAATGATCTACGCACGTGGTAGCGCCGATGACAAAGGCCAGTTCTACATGCACGTGAAAGCGATCGAGACCATGATGAAAAATGGCGGTCTACCGTGTAACGTGAAGGTAATGATAGAAGGTGAAGAGGAGGTGGGAAGTACAAACCTGAGCATTTTCGTGAAGGAGAACAAAGAGCGCCTTAAGGCCGATGTGGTCCTTATCAGCGACACGGCCATGATCGCGAATGATGTACCCAGCATCAATACGGGTCTACGTGGTTTGAGTTATGTGGAAGTAGCGGTCACAGGTCCCAACCGAGATCTGCACAGCGGAGTTTACGGCGGTGCGGTCAGCAATCCGATCAATGCGCTGTGTGATATGATATCCAGCCTTCATGACAAGGATCGGAAGATCGCCATTCCTGGATTCTATGACGCTGTGAAGGAATTGAGCGCGGCAGAACGCGCGGCATTGGCAGAAGCGCCTTTCGATGAAAAGGCATACATGAAGGACCTTGAGATCGATGCTGTCCGGGGTGAAAAGGGCTACTCTTCAGAAGAACGCAGTAGCATACGACCTACATTGGATGTGAACGGTATTTGGGGCGGGTACATCGGCGAGGGTGCCAAAACGGTTTTGCCGAGCAAGGCATTTGCCAAGATCAGCATGCGCTTGGTGCCAAACCAGAAAAGTGAAGCCATCACCAAATTGTTCCAGGACCATTTCACCAAGATCGCACCTCCCGGTGTGAAAGTGGTCGTAACACCGCACCACGGTGGTGAAGCGGCCGTTACGCCCATCGATAGCCCTGCATACCTCGCGGCAAGCAAGGCCATGGAAGAGACATTCGGTAAAAAACCGATCCCTACTCGCGGTGGTGGAAGTATCCCGATCGTTGCACTCTTCGAGGAGGAATTAGGATTGAAGACCGTTCTCTTCGGTTTTGGACTGGATAGCGATAACATCCACAGTCCCAACGAGAAGTACGGCGTGTTCAATTACTTCCAAGGCATCCGGTCCATTCCTCGGTTCTTCCATCATTTCGCTACCAGTGCTTCCTAG
- a CDS encoding gliding motility-associated C-terminal domain-containing protein, which produces MNNTRIGIFAILALSGSIAFGQLSVTTNVTPASLVQDILVGSCVSVSNITYNGSATPAASSIERGSFTAIGTNLGITNGVILATGNAGNAGGASTNFESSSTGTGSDADLATLSGVTIADVSILEFDFVPNGDSISFRFVFASEEYPEYVCGTVNDAFGFFLSGPGIAGPFANNAINIAVVPGTSVPITINTVNAGVSGTNGTASNCTLADPNWQSNNIYYVDNTTGADVVYDAFTTVLTARASVQCAQTYHIKLAIGDGGDSVFDSAVFLEGGSFSSVPFIPSLSAGPSIVGNTIYESCLPLSIDFLRTSCDLTVTETVNISYAGSAMNGTDIAPALPTQIVFAPGDSIISFPFNAPVDPDGIEDLILTLQTIDCNGDSASNVFTFQLDELPPLQLNGANANIACGDSTLFTPQVSGGFGQYTYAWSTGETTPTLMVSPTSNTTIQLTVTDLCAATISNTYQVNLTPAPPLNMSILGESDLVEGCEIGTVNIIRPPGSQGALTVQIAGTGTATNNNDYTLPSIWVIPDGVLNNQMTVPVNDDALVEGNETIVITGSYTNACAQTVSASVTFMILDVDPLVVITNDIQAECSGDSAIIAASASGGSGPYTYAWSNNDVGPSIYVPLLIDGTYTVIVTDVCGRIGSEAALVTIDCLVIIPNVFSPNNDGYNDRWEIEGLGSRNTVKVFNRWGNVVLDAKNYRNNWAASDVPDGTYFYEVLMDNKPDPYTGYLTILRKY; this is translated from the coding sequence GTGAACAACACACGGATCGGGATCTTCGCAATATTGGCACTCAGTGGCAGTATAGCATTCGGGCAACTATCGGTAACTACGAATGTTACACCGGCATCACTTGTTCAGGATATTTTGGTTGGTAGTTGTGTGTCGGTGAGCAACATCACCTACAACGGATCGGCAACACCAGCGGCGTCCAGCATTGAACGCGGTTCGTTCACCGCGATCGGGACCAACCTTGGTATTACGAATGGGGTCATTCTCGCAACCGGGAACGCTGGTAATGCAGGAGGAGCATCCACCAACTTTGAGTCATCCAGCACAGGGACCGGTAGTGATGCTGATCTCGCAACATTGTCCGGTGTAACGATCGCGGATGTCTCAATTCTGGAATTCGATTTCGTGCCGAACGGAGATTCGATCTCGTTCCGATTTGTTTTTGCATCTGAGGAGTATCCGGAATACGTGTGCGGTACGGTGAATGATGCGTTCGGGTTCTTCTTGAGCGGTCCTGGAATTGCGGGACCTTTTGCCAATAATGCCATCAACATCGCTGTAGTTCCAGGTACCAGCGTTCCGATTACCATCAACACCGTAAATGCTGGAGTTTCAGGAACGAATGGGACTGCCTCGAACTGCACCCTGGCCGACCCCAATTGGCAGAGCAACAATATCTATTACGTGGATAATACCACAGGGGCCGATGTGGTCTACGATGCGTTTACAACCGTGCTAACAGCGCGTGCTTCCGTGCAATGCGCGCAGACCTACCATATCAAATTAGCGATAGGTGATGGAGGAGATTCCGTGTTTGATTCTGCTGTATTCCTTGAGGGTGGTAGCTTCAGCAGTGTGCCATTCATCCCATCCCTTTCCGCAGGTCCATCCATTGTCGGGAACACCATCTACGAAAGTTGTCTGCCGTTGTCGATCGATTTTTTACGGACATCCTGCGATCTGACCGTTACCGAGACGGTGAATATAAGCTATGCTGGTTCTGCCATGAATGGTACTGACATTGCACCAGCATTGCCGACGCAGATCGTATTCGCACCCGGTGATTCCATTATCTCATTTCCGTTCAACGCCCCCGTGGATCCAGATGGAATTGAAGACCTCATTCTCACATTGCAGACCATTGATTGCAATGGTGATTCCGCATCGAATGTGTTTACCTTTCAATTGGATGAACTGCCACCACTTCAATTGAATGGGGCGAATGCGAACATTGCATGTGGGGATAGTACGTTGTTCACACCACAGGTAAGTGGTGGTTTCGGACAGTACACTTACGCATGGAGCACGGGTGAAACAACGCCAACGCTCATGGTGTCACCAACATCCAATACAACGATCCAACTAACGGTAACGGACCTCTGTGCAGCGACGATCAGCAATACCTATCAAGTCAACCTGACACCGGCCCCTCCGTTGAACATGAGCATTTTAGGTGAGAGTGACCTAGTGGAAGGCTGTGAGATCGGTACGGTGAACATTATTCGACCACCGGGATCCCAAGGAGCTTTGACCGTGCAGATCGCCGGTACCGGGACCGCTACGAACAATAACGATTACACGTTGCCAAGCATTTGGGTAATTCCGGATGGTGTGTTGAACAATCAAATGACCGTTCCGGTGAACGATGATGCGTTGGTAGAAGGTAACGAGACCATCGTGATAACAGGTTCGTATACCAACGCCTGCGCTCAGACGGTTTCTGCTTCGGTTACTTTCATGATCCTGGACGTTGACCCATTGGTGGTGATTACAAATGATATCCAAGCTGAGTGCAGTGGCGATTCTGCTATTATCGCTGCGAGTGCGAGCGGAGGTTCCGGACCATACACTTATGCGTGGTCCAATAATGATGTAGGTCCTTCCATTTACGTTCCATTGTTGATCGATGGGACATATACGGTCATTGTTACGGACGTATGTGGACGTATAGGATCTGAGGCTGCTCTTGTAACGATCGATTGCCTAGTGATCATTCCGAATGTGTTCTCACCGAACAACGATGGCTACAACGATCGTTGGGAGATAGAAGGTCTGGGTTCGCGTAACACGGTCAAGGTATTCAACCGCTGGGGAAATGTCGTTCTTGATGCCAAGAACTATCGGAACAATTGGGCTGCTTCCGATGTGCCTGACGGAACGTATTTCTATGAAGTGTTAATGGACAATAAGCCAGATCCATACACCGGATACTTAACCATACTTCGGAAATACTAG
- a CDS encoding IS4 family transposase encodes MGMHLTEEVPSLIRITKAATNDKQFMPEFKNMAKGTILVFDKAYMNYPLYRHWGKTGVHFVTRLNLRSTVQILRDRTVSASAKKAGVLKDQWVLLGHEGELNPILLRLITYYDQTFKRTLQFITNMGKMGPVNVAQAYKQRWQIEILFKRLKQNLKFTDFLGDNENAIRIQIWCALIADLLVTIKRKLFSFKIQPAYSTMVGLVRLHLMRYVDLKELLLSPDDPTLFGSPPTQQLTFFNFGPP; translated from the coding sequence ATGGGTATGCACCTTACTGAAGAAGTGCCATCTCTGATTCGGATTACCAAAGCGGCCACCAACGACAAGCAGTTCATGCCTGAGTTCAAGAACATGGCCAAGGGAACCATATTGGTGTTCGACAAGGCGTACATGAACTACCCTTTGTATAGGCACTGGGGTAAGACCGGGGTGCATTTTGTTACGCGCCTAAACCTGCGAAGCACGGTGCAAATACTTCGCGATCGCACGGTAAGCGCAAGCGCCAAGAAGGCTGGAGTACTCAAAGACCAATGGGTTCTGCTGGGCCACGAAGGCGAACTCAACCCTATACTGTTGCGCTTGATAACCTACTACGACCAGACCTTCAAACGCACCTTGCAATTCATTACCAACATGGGTAAAATGGGACCGGTGAACGTAGCCCAAGCCTATAAACAGCGGTGGCAAATTGAGATACTATTCAAGCGTCTCAAGCAGAACCTGAAGTTTACCGACTTCCTAGGTGACAATGAGAACGCGATCCGGATCCAGATCTGGTGCGCCTTGATCGCGGATCTATTGGTAACGATCAAGCGCAAATTATTCTCCTTCAAGATCCAGCCAGCATATTCAACGATGGTGGGCCTAGTGCGATTGCATTTAATGCGTTATGTGGATCTAAAGGAATTGTTGCTGAGCCCTGATGATCCTACACTTTTCGGATCGCCACCAACTCAACAACTTACGTTTTTTAACTTCGGACCACCCTAA
- a CDS encoding choice-of-anchor L domain-containing protein yields the protein MYKSLTSVAITFLFAFQVNGQLVVDGTPSPTQLIQDVLLGGGVTASNITYAGDAAARASFTASGSNLGLDAGVILSTGTATDAAGSGIDFASGGSGTAGDQDLEDLSGQIISDAAILEFDFIPTGDTLRFRYVFGSEEYPEYVCDIFNDAFGFFLSGPGINGPFSNNAKNIALIPSTTVPITINTVNSGSPGGFNDATTCASADPNWVNNSIYYVDNGTGTTVVYDGFTTVLTAFSLVECGQLYHIKLAIGDGGDSSFDSAVFLEAGSFTSAGEVTATLTGGTGLNGTDLVEGCGPWDFVFTRVGELDQDVTIDLAVSGTSTAGVDYMPLFPTQINFPANVDQVTISIDASLDMDGDETLIMDVEQLLQCANVVVQSQFIFNIVSHPELDVQLTDVNSVCNQQNTLTPTVTGGTGVYSYLWNTGETTASINVTPGVTTSYDVTVSEACGVDPVTETVTVTLPIYDPLDIDVSPATEIVCLEDGDISVLSATGGDGDFTYEWTANGAVVGATATIQVPGGPPQWYFVTVSEGCGTSTMDSVLVSAVVNEPIVITTSPDLTVLCAGDTALLQVIDITGGGGIYTLIWEDPNGVQLSTAYDLTVGVPADQTYTITATDQCETEGTATVSTSIPQYAPLQLTMPADMRLCAGDSVALVPSISGASGYYYITWADLDITDPVFTVMPNEQTVYTMTVRDECGEELTDNVTIEVEHVQIDIVTTNHGQDDWHVEAATVPYAQTWVWDMGDGTRSRGFEAFHSYMDLDEHMVTLEITTPNGCAATDSVLLRPPGHIYFANAFTPDGDGINDIWGPKGHYIEQFELTIFDRWGSQVFSTKEMDITWDGTINGGGKAPTGVYVYKYRAEGHLFPSTEGYGHVTLLAGSQN from the coding sequence ATGTATAAGTCGCTCACATCCGTCGCAATTACCTTTTTATTTGCTTTTCAGGTCAATGGCCAATTAGTAGTTGATGGTACGCCCTCACCGACACAGTTGATCCAAGATGTCCTTTTAGGTGGTGGAGTTACTGCCAGCAATATCACCTACGCTGGTGATGCTGCTGCTCGAGCATCGTTCACGGCATCCGGAAGTAACTTGGGCTTGGATGCGGGTGTGATCTTGAGTACCGGAACGGCAACTGACGCAGCAGGATCAGGAATTGATTTTGCCTCAGGTGGTAGTGGTACAGCTGGTGACCAGGACCTGGAGGACCTTTCTGGTCAGATCATCAGTGATGCTGCGATCCTGGAATTTGATTTTATCCCAACAGGTGACACATTGCGCTTCAGGTATGTATTCGGGTCCGAAGAATATCCGGAATATGTGTGTGACATATTCAATGATGCGTTCGGATTCTTTTTGAGCGGTCCGGGTATCAATGGTCCGTTCTCGAATAATGCGAAGAATATCGCCCTGATCCCGAGTACGACCGTTCCGATCACGATCAATACCGTGAACTCAGGCTCCCCCGGTGGTTTCAATGATGCAACAACATGCGCTTCGGCAGATCCGAACTGGGTGAACAACAGCATTTACTACGTCGATAATGGAACCGGTACAACAGTGGTCTACGATGGTTTTACTACGGTTCTGACTGCCTTTTCGCTTGTGGAATGTGGCCAGTTATATCACATCAAGTTGGCTATTGGTGACGGTGGGGATAGCAGTTTTGATTCGGCCGTATTCTTGGAAGCAGGCAGTTTCACCAGTGCGGGTGAAGTAACTGCAACACTTACCGGTGGTACAGGGTTGAATGGTACTGATCTGGTAGAAGGTTGCGGACCTTGGGATTTCGTGTTCACCCGTGTCGGTGAACTGGATCAGGATGTGACCATAGACCTTGCTGTATCAGGTACATCTACTGCGGGTGTGGATTACATGCCGTTGTTCCCAACACAGATCAATTTCCCCGCGAACGTGGATCAAGTAACGATCTCCATAGATGCATCATTGGACATGGATGGTGATGAAACGTTGATCATGGATGTGGAACAGCTGCTTCAATGTGCTAATGTGGTCGTACAAAGCCAATTCATTTTCAACATTGTTAGCCATCCGGAACTGGATGTACAATTGACCGATGTGAACAGCGTTTGCAACCAACAGAATACACTAACACCAACGGTTACTGGTGGCACGGGGGTGTATAGCTATCTTTGGAATACGGGTGAAACAACGGCATCCATCAACGTTACACCCGGTGTTACTACTTCGTATGATGTTACCGTATCCGAAGCCTGTGGTGTGGACCCAGTTACCGAGACCGTTACGGTTACGCTACCTATTTACGACCCATTGGATATTGATGTAAGCCCGGCCACGGAGATCGTTTGCCTTGAGGACGGCGACATCAGTGTGCTTAGCGCGACAGGAGGTGATGGTGATTTCACCTACGAATGGACTGCTAATGGTGCCGTTGTTGGTGCAACAGCGACCATTCAGGTGCCAGGCGGACCGCCTCAATGGTACTTCGTAACGGTATCAGAGGGTTGCGGAACTTCCACAATGGATAGTGTGCTTGTGAGTGCTGTTGTAAATGAGCCGATCGTGATCACTACCTCTCCGGACCTTACCGTGCTCTGCGCGGGTGATACCGCGTTGCTCCAGGTGATCGATATCACTGGAGGTGGAGGGATCTATACGCTTATTTGGGAAGACCCGAATGGTGTTCAGTTGAGCACCGCTTATGACTTGACGGTTGGCGTACCTGCTGATCAAACATATACAATCACGGCAACGGACCAATGCGAAACGGAGGGTACTGCAACAGTTTCCACAAGCATTCCTCAGTATGCACCATTGCAGCTTACCATGCCTGCGGACATGCGACTCTGTGCAGGAGATAGCGTTGCATTGGTACCGTCGATCAGTGGCGCATCTGGCTATTACTACATCACTTGGGCAGACCTGGATATTACCGATCCGGTTTTCACGGTAATGCCGAATGAACAAACGGTGTATACCATGACCGTAAGGGATGAATGTGGAGAAGAGCTGACGGACAACGTGACAATAGAAGTAGAGCACGTACAGATCGATATCGTTACAACGAATCATGGCCAAGATGATTGGCATGTTGAAGCGGCAACAGTGCCATACGCGCAAACATGGGTCTGGGATATGGGAGATGGTACGCGATCCAGAGGGTTTGAAGCCTTCCATAGTTACATGGATCTGGACGAGCACATGGTTACGTTGGAGATCACGACCCCGAATGGATGTGCCGCCACTGATTCAGTCCTTCTCCGTCCACCAGGGCACATTTATTTCGCTAATGCATTCACCCCCGATGGTGATGGGATCAATGATATCTGGGGTCCAAAAGGGCATTACATTGAACAATTCGAATTGACGATCTTTGATCGCTGGGGTTCACAGGTCTTCAGTACAAAGGAGATGGATATTACTTGGGATGGCACCATAAATGGAGGTGGAAAAGCACCTACAGGTGTCTACGTATATAAATACCGCGCTGAAGGCCACCTGTTCCCTAGCACGGAAGGCTATGGGCATGTAACTTTGTTGGCCGGTAGTCAGAACTAA